From a single Candidatus Latescibacterota bacterium genomic region:
- a CDS encoding transposase — MVTNYIGADVDCKMTELAVERNGKIIARDRVPTDIKSLGKFLGSINGRKIMVVEEGPMAGWLYRNLHNKVDRFVVCDPRRNKLISCDGDKDDTIDAGDLAALLRGDYLREVYHTDDENRLALKEIVALYHDRVRDSVRQINKLRG, encoded by the coding sequence ATGGTAACAAATTATATCGGAGCAGATGTGGATTGCAAGATGACAGAATTGGCTGTTGAGCGTAATGGGAAAATCATAGCCAGAGATCGTGTGCCTACAGACATCAAATCTCTGGGTAAATTTCTCGGATCGATCAACGGCAGGAAGATTATGGTTGTCGAGGAAGGTCCGATGGCAGGCTGGTTGTATCGCAATCTTCATAACAAGGTGGATCGTTTTGTGGTTTGTGACCCACGTCGCAACAAGCTGATCAGTTGTGACGGCGATAAGGATGATACTATTGACGCAGGAGATCTGGCGGCGCTTCTGCGAGGCGACTATCTTCGGGAGGTTTACCATACCGATGACGAAAATCGGCTGGCTCTCAAAGAGATAGTGGCTTTATACCATGACCGCGTACGAGATTCTGTTCGTCAGATCAACAAGTTGCGTGGG